A section of the Deltaproteobacteria bacterium genome encodes:
- a CDS encoding transposase: MTFLETDINELVSANHPYRKILELVDFRELTKELRKCYSKMGRGGYPVESGFKALLLQYMEDLSNREAQRFLEENLSGKLFCGFNLREQTPEHTYFVDLRQRIGTKRLAELFNRVREALIRNGMIREVFTFVDATKLISKMSTWDERDKAIKAGEEKFNNAVAEKYARDKEARFGCKGKDKFWFGHKKNISVDMTNGLINKVAVTPANVPDHKGLKHICPRQGAVFGDKVFSPKYSRDEIKRRGCHSGVILKNNMKEKDRDKDRWLTKVRMPYEGTFARMRKRTWYSGVAKNQLEAFLEALVFNFKRLIKIEAPPLQFTS, from the coding sequence ATGACTTTTTTAGAAACCGACATCAACGAACTCGTTTCCGCAAACCACCCTTACCGTAAGATACTGGAGCTTGTTGATTTTAGGGAGCTGACGAAAGAATTACGGAAGTGTTATTCCAAAATGGGGAGAGGCGGTTACCCCGTTGAAAGTGGATTCAAGGCCTTGTTGCTTCAATATATGGAAGATTTAAGCAATCGGGAAGCCCAGCGATTTTTGGAGGAGAATTTGTCAGGCAAATTATTTTGTGGATTTAATTTGAGAGAGCAAACACCCGAGCACACCTATTTTGTGGATTTACGACAGCGAATAGGGACGAAACGTCTGGCAGAATTATTTAATCGGGTACGGGAGGCGTTGATACGCAACGGGATGATCCGAGAGGTTTTTACGTTTGTGGATGCGACAAAGCTAATCAGCAAGATGTCGACATGGGATGAGAGGGACAAGGCGATAAAAGCGGGAGAGGAGAAATTCAATAATGCGGTGGCAGAGAAATATGCGCGAGACAAAGAGGCGCGATTTGGTTGCAAAGGGAAAGATAAATTTTGGTTTGGGCACAAGAAGAATATTTCAGTGGACATGACAAATGGTCTGATCAACAAGGTGGCCGTTACTCCTGCGAATGTACCGGACCATAAGGGGTTAAAACATATTTGTCCGAGGCAGGGGGCTGTTTTTGGGGACAAGGTATTTTCGCCAAAGTATTCACGGGATGAGATCAAGAGGCGGGGATGCCATTCTGGTGTGATACTGAAAAACAACATGAAAGAGAAAGATCGGGACAAGGATCGATGGCTGACGAAGGTGCGCATGCCCTATGAAGGAACCTTTGCCAGAATGAGGAAGCGAACGTGGTATTCTGGGGTGGCAAAAAATCAATTGGAGGCATTTTTAGAGGCACTTGTTTTTAATTTTAAGCGGCTGATTAAGATAGAAGCGCCTCCCCTTCAATTCACTTCCTGA